Proteins co-encoded in one Brassica oleracea var. oleracea cultivar TO1000 chromosome C4, BOL, whole genome shotgun sequence genomic window:
- the LOC106339486 gene encoding suppressor protein SRP40-like, giving the protein MAPRGRKKKAGLTRADAARDAMRAFGFAERLINVCIKELLEVYGEGGWFLIEECGYSVLLNKCLEKSDEQDKNLAEDRIEERAEEQNLEMADAEEQEQEDNEMVEAEQDQNVEMVEAGQEPTPQLEEKQKEQEHQVEDGRGDVGSNSTSLVGCAAETGAKTGQTEALSITSETDILDSSSPAGEASVIDYASPAAAAFPSADASGGFAQRPAEGAKSSGCGGWISDSDEDEVPDADSVGDDDEIIQLTPEPLCEELEELVKAIQGEKKNKRTRWED; this is encoded by the exons ATGGCGCCTAGAGGAAGGAAAAAG AAGGCTGGACTGACGAGAGCGGATGCAGCACGAGATGCCATGAGAGCGTTTGGCTTTGCGGAGCGTCTTATCAATGTCTGCATCAAGGAGTTGCTTGAG GTGTATGGCGAGGGAGGGTGGTTTCTGATCGAAGAGTGTGGTTACTCGGTGCTGTTAAACAAGTGCCTTGAAAAGTCAGATGAGCAGGACAAGAACTTGGCTGAAGATAGGATTGAAGAGAGGGCTGAGGAACAAAACCTTGAGATGGCTGATGCTGAAGAACAAGAACAAGAAGACAATGAGATGGTTGAGGCCGAACAAGACCAAAACGTTGAGATGGTTGAGGCAGGACAAGAACCAACGCCTCAGCTAGAAGAGAAACAAAAG GAACAAGAGCACCAGGTTGAGGATGGAAGAGGCGATGTCGGTAGCAACTCAACATCTCTGGTGGGTTGTGCTGCCGAGACAGGTGCAAAGACTGGTCAGACCGAAGCTTTATCAATCACCAGCGAGACAGACATCTTGGACTCATCATCACCAGCAGGAGAAGCATCAGTGATAGATTACGCATCCCCAGCAGCTGCAGCTTTTCCATCAGCAGATGCATCAGGAGGCTTTGCACAACGTCCTGCTGAAG GTGCCAAGAGTTCCGGATGTGGAGGATGGATAAGTGATTCGGATGAGGATGAGGTTCCAGATGCTGATAGTGTTGGCGATGATGATGAGATCATTCAGCTGACTCCAGAACCGCTCTGTGAAGAGCTTGAGGAGCTCGTCAAGGCAATACAGGGGGAGAAGAAGAATAAGAGGACTAGGTGGGAAGACTAA